In Lacibacter sp. H375, one DNA window encodes the following:
- the porV gene encoding type IX secretion system outer membrane channel protein PorV, with translation MRKNAAYALGILLCLSTSHTFAQDSINVVTTAVPMLRISPDARAGGMGDVGIATSPDANSSFFNQAKIPFAKQRSAIGLTYTPWLKDLGLNDVFIATVAGYHQIDEITSVSGSLRYFNLGTIQFTDFSGNDLQRFVPREFAIDGGYSRKLSDKIGVGIALRFIYSNLGTGTFNGATLKPGTAVAGDISFYYNGLNEEGTGFTAGAVMSNLGSKIAYTNDARGKDYIPANLGIGGVYTKAIDDVNKISFGLDINKLMVPTPPGSVRTPEEIEAYRNKGVVGSWFSSFGDAPGGFSEELKEFQISTGMEYSYNDQFFARAGYFYEAKTKGNRRFFSVGAGVKYNKLGFNFSYLVPTGQGINRNPLSNTTRFSLLFDLSGDDGSESSQ, from the coding sequence ATGAGAAAGAACGCCGCCTATGCGTTAGGCATATTGCTCTGCTTATCTACTTCACACACTTTTGCACAGGATTCAATTAATGTAGTTACCACTGCTGTACCCATGTTGCGAATTTCACCCGATGCACGTGCAGGAGGTATGGGCGATGTTGGTATTGCAACTTCACCTGATGCAAACTCTTCGTTTTTCAACCAGGCAAAAATTCCATTTGCAAAACAACGTTCAGCAATTGGTTTAACATACACACCATGGTTAAAAGATCTTGGTTTGAATGATGTATTTATTGCAACTGTTGCAGGTTATCACCAAATTGATGAAATAACATCTGTCTCCGGTTCATTGCGTTACTTCAACCTCGGTACAATTCAATTCACCGATTTCTCTGGTAACGATCTTCAACGTTTTGTGCCAAGAGAATTTGCTATTGATGGAGGTTACAGCCGTAAACTCAGTGATAAGATTGGAGTGGGTATTGCTCTTCGCTTTATCTATTCAAACCTTGGTACTGGTACATTTAACGGGGCTACATTAAAGCCAGGTACAGCTGTAGCCGGCGACATTTCGTTTTACTATAATGGTTTGAACGAAGAAGGAACTGGTTTTACTGCAGGTGCTGTAATGAGCAATCTTGGCAGCAAGATCGCATACACAAATGATGCACGTGGTAAAGATTATATTCCTGCCAACTTAGGAATTGGTGGAGTTTATACAAAAGCAATTGATGATGTGAACAAGATCAGCTTTGGGCTAGATATCAATAAACTGATGGTGCCAACACCTCCGGGTTCTGTTCGTACACCGGAAGAAATTGAAGCATACCGCAACAAAGGTGTTGTGGGTAGCTGGTTTTCTTCCTTTGGTGATGCACCGGGTGGCTTTAGTGAAGAACTGAAAGAATTCCAGATATCAACAGGTATGGAATACAGTTATAATGATCAGTTCTTTGCACGTGCAGGTTATTTCTATGAAGCAAAAACAAAAGGCAACCGTCGTTTCTTTAGCGTGGGTGCCGGTGTTAAATATAACAAGCTTGGGTTTAACTTCTCTTATCTTGTACCAACAGGCCAGGGGATTAACCGTAACCCATTGAGCAACACAACTCGTTTCAGTTTGTTGTTTGATTTGAGTGGCGATGATGGTAGCGAAAGCAGCCAATAA
- a CDS encoding HesB/IscA family protein — protein MIFVTDKAKEKVANLMQQANVTGDNSYFLRVSVVGGGCSGLSYKLDFDNESKPNDQVFEDNGVKVVTDMKSFLYLYNTTLDFSDGLNGKGFHFNNPNASRTCGCGESFAV, from the coding sequence ATGATTTTTGTAACAGATAAGGCGAAGGAAAAAGTGGCGAACCTGATGCAGCAGGCAAATGTAACGGGCGACAATTCCTATTTTTTACGGGTAAGTGTGGTTGGCGGCGGCTGCAGCGGCCTTAGCTACAAGCTAGATTTTGACAACGAATCGAAACCGAACGATCAGGTATTTGAAGATAACGGGGTAAAAGTGGTGACCGATATGAAAAGCTTCCTTTACCTCTATAATACCACGTTGGACTTCAGCGATGGCCTTAATGGCAAAGGGTTTCATTTCAACAACCCGAACGCCAGCAGAACTTGTGGCTGCGGCGAGAGTTTTGCAGTTTAA
- the ispF gene encoding 2-C-methyl-D-erythritol 2,4-cyclodiphosphate synthase, which translates to MGLRIGSGVDYHQLAEGRKLFIGGVEIPHHKGALGHSDADVLLHAICDAMLGALALGDIGTHFPDTSAAFKDIDSKILLKQSFDKIREKGYRVVNVDSTLCLQAPKIKPYIAQMQSTIASILELGIDAVSVKATTTETMGFVGREEGLVAYATVLLEK; encoded by the coding sequence ATGGGATTGAGAATAGGTTCAGGCGTTGATTACCATCAATTAGCAGAAGGAAGAAAATTGTTTATAGGTGGTGTTGAAATACCACATCATAAAGGCGCATTGGGCCACAGCGATGCCGATGTATTGCTGCATGCTATTTGCGATGCTATGCTTGGTGCACTTGCGCTTGGCGACATTGGCACACATTTTCCTGATACCTCAGCCGCATTTAAAGACATTGACAGTAAAATTTTACTGAAGCAAAGCTTTGATAAGATCAGGGAGAAAGGTTACCGTGTTGTGAATGTTGACAGCACCTTGTGTTTACAGGCCCCAAAGATCAAACCTTATATTGCTCAGATGCAATCAACCATTGCCTCTATTCTTGAACTAGGAATTGATGCTGTTTCGGTGAAAGCAACCACAACCGAAACTATGGGATTTGTAGGAAGAGAAGAAGGCCTTGTGGCTTATGCAACCGTATTGCTTGAAAAATAA
- the mce gene encoding methylmalonyl-CoA epimerase produces the protein MNKVEHIGIAVKDLATSVPLFEKLLNTNCYKTEFVESEQVKTAFFKQGEAKIELLESATANGVIAKFIEKKGEGMHHIAFDVDDIVSEMKRLQKEGFILLDEIPKQGADNKLVCFLHPKSTNGVLIELCQEKK, from the coding sequence ATGAATAAAGTTGAGCATATAGGCATCGCTGTTAAGGACCTGGCAACCTCCGTTCCATTGTTTGAAAAGTTGTTAAACACTAATTGCTACAAAACTGAATTTGTCGAGAGTGAGCAGGTGAAAACAGCTTTCTTTAAACAGGGGGAAGCAAAAATTGAATTATTGGAAAGTGCAACCGCAAATGGGGTGATTGCAAAATTTATTGAGAAGAAAGGAGAGGGGATGCATCACATCGCCTTTGATGTGGATGATATTGTAAGTGAAATGAAGCGTCTGCAAAAGGAAGGGTTTATATTATTGGACGAAATACCGAAACAGGGTGCGGACAATAAACTGGTTTGTTTTCTTCATCCTAAATCAACAAACGGCGTATTGATTGAGTTATGCCAGGAAAAAAAATAG
- the porU gene encoding type IX secretion system sortase PorU, with amino-acid sequence MRYSTLLIACFFIVAANAQRTYRNNSVLATGDWYKFAVKQPGVYRINIAFLQSLGINTANLQSGSVRLFGNGGEMLPEDNAVIPTDDLVENSITVVDGGDGVLNGTDYLLFYANGPQQWVKDSVNKRFRHRKNLYGNESFYFLNISGSGSRIQNRTIAGTPNQSVTSFKDRIFYELDTINFLKSGKEWFGEEFSNTPGGTLNRTFNFTIPNFVAGSVQIVSNVAARSNGVASSFLIRANNNNVAQHTVSSVGTGTYDPVAAAHELVASFNISQSSLGVQYSYQPTSVNAQGWLNWFELFPQRQLSMNAVDQLLFRDWETVGAGNVAEFRLQGAVSSTLVWDITDPLRPQNITGTFSGNEFKFVNTAERLREYVAFNQNNFLQPTAVGKISNQDLHGSAAPNYIIVAHPSLLSEAQRLAAWHRQNQNLTTLTVSTEQVYNEFSSGSPDPTAIRNFVKMFYDRAGADTTKRPRYLLLFGDASYDYLNRVSGNTNFVPCYESDISLDPLATYTSDDFFGFLDDNDFVGRQFPLSLLDIGIGRIPAKNLQEAKSVVDKIIRYHAKESFGPWRNDVTLVADDEDNNIHLDDGEFHASVIEQNKTFNLSKIYLDAYRQQSGSGGSRYPEVNQAINNKIFAGTLIWNYSGHGGSRRLAGEAILEQDMVNTWSNSNKLPLFITATCDFAPYDNPSVNSIGENILLRERTGAIALMTTTRVVFAFSNRIMNNNYFRIALQPDANGVKPSLGDAVKRAKNFTYQTFGDIINNRKFTLLGDPAVRLGFPTLKVRTTSFNNQIPSTDTLKALDRYSIKGEVTDAAGNKLSNFNGNVYPIIYDKVQQVKTFGNDAGSVAINFNQQSNIIFKGKAKVTNGEFSYSFVVPKDINYQFGNGKISYYAENGNVDGNGAETTIIVGGAGNNPVADDDGPTIKGYLNDEKFVTGGITNETPVLLVKLADSSGINTVGTGIGHDLTATLDDDNSQLFVLNDYYEADADSYQKGTARFQLPALKEGLHVLKIKAWDVQNNSNEYRLEFRVIKDEELKLAHVYNYPNPFTTTTKFMFEHNRPGDQLKVLIRIYSVSGKVVKTITRTIFNEGNRSFDIEWDGKDDFGQKIGRGVYIYQLEVKDSFGKKQSALQKLVLL; translated from the coding sequence ATGCGATACAGCACCCTGTTGATAGCCTGTTTTTTTATTGTTGCCGCTAATGCCCAACGCACTTATCGCAACAATTCTGTATTGGCGACCGGCGATTGGTACAAATTTGCAGTTAAGCAGCCGGGTGTTTACCGGATCAATATTGCTTTTCTGCAATCGTTGGGAATAAATACAGCCAACCTACAAAGCGGCAGTGTTCGTTTGTTTGGCAACGGGGGCGAAATGCTGCCGGAGGATAATGCCGTTATTCCAACTGATGATCTGGTAGAAAATTCAATTACAGTAGTTGATGGAGGAGATGGCGTCTTGAACGGGACTGACTATCTTCTTTTTTATGCAAATGGTCCGCAGCAATGGGTGAAGGATTCTGTAAATAAACGATTCCGGCACAGGAAGAATTTATATGGTAATGAATCTTTTTATTTTTTGAATATTTCCGGCTCAGGCTCTAGAATACAAAACAGGACAATTGCCGGCACACCCAACCAGTCAGTAACTTCTTTTAAAGACCGGATCTTTTATGAACTTGATACCATCAATTTTTTAAAGAGTGGTAAAGAATGGTTTGGTGAAGAATTCAGCAATACACCGGGTGGTACCTTGAACCGAACATTCAACTTTACCATTCCCAACTTTGTTGCAGGCTCCGTTCAAATAGTTTCTAATGTAGCCGCCAGAAGTAACGGTGTTGCAAGTTCATTTCTCATTAGGGCCAATAATAACAATGTAGCACAACATACAGTAAGTTCGGTAGGTACAGGCACATACGATCCTGTTGCAGCAGCACATGAACTAGTCGCATCATTTAATATTTCCCAATCCTCACTCGGGGTGCAATACAGCTATCAACCAACAAGTGTAAATGCTCAGGGTTGGCTTAATTGGTTTGAATTATTTCCACAACGTCAATTAAGTATGAATGCTGTTGATCAACTGTTATTCAGAGATTGGGAAACAGTTGGCGCCGGCAACGTTGCCGAATTTCGGCTACAGGGTGCCGTAAGCAGTACGTTAGTTTGGGATATTACTGATCCGCTTCGCCCACAAAACATAACAGGTACTTTCAGCGGTAATGAATTCAAGTTTGTGAATACAGCTGAACGTTTGCGTGAGTATGTTGCATTCAATCAAAACAATTTTTTACAACCAACAGCAGTTGGTAAGATCAGTAACCAGGATCTGCATGGTTCAGCTGCTCCAAATTATATTATTGTTGCACATCCTTCTTTGCTTAGTGAAGCACAACGATTGGCAGCATGGCATAGACAGAATCAAAATCTTACAACATTAACCGTGAGTACTGAGCAGGTATATAATGAATTTTCCTCAGGAAGTCCGGACCCTACTGCAATTCGCAATTTTGTAAAAATGTTTTACGACAGGGCAGGTGCTGATACAACAAAGCGACCACGTTATCTTTTGTTGTTTGGAGATGCTTCCTATGATTATCTTAATCGGGTAAGTGGTAATACTAATTTTGTTCCGTGTTACGAAAGTGATATTTCGCTTGATCCCTTGGCCACATATACGTCAGATGATTTCTTTGGATTTTTAGATGATAATGATTTTGTTGGCCGGCAGTTTCCTTTAAGTCTGCTTGACATTGGTATTGGTCGAATTCCCGCAAAAAATTTGCAGGAAGCAAAATCCGTTGTTGATAAGATCATCCGTTATCATGCGAAAGAAAGTTTTGGACCGTGGCGCAATGATGTAACGCTGGTAGCAGATGATGAAGACAATAATATTCACCTAGATGATGGCGAGTTTCATGCATCTGTTATTGAACAAAACAAAACCTTCAACCTTTCAAAAATTTATTTAGATGCTTATCGACAGCAAAGTGGTAGCGGAGGTAGTCGCTACCCGGAAGTAAACCAGGCCATCAATAATAAAATTTTTGCAGGAACACTTATATGGAATTACAGCGGTCACGGTGGCTCCAGACGTTTGGCAGGCGAAGCTATTCTTGAGCAGGACATGGTGAACACATGGAGCAACAGCAACAAACTACCGTTGTTCATTACGGCAACTTGCGATTTTGCTCCCTATGATAATCCATCAGTTAATTCTATCGGTGAAAACATTCTCTTACGGGAACGTACAGGCGCAATTGCATTAATGACGACCACAAGAGTAGTTTTTGCTTTCAGCAACCGTATCATGAACAACAATTATTTCCGTATTGCATTGCAGCCCGATGCAAATGGTGTGAAACCATCATTGGGTGATGCCGTAAAACGTGCAAAGAATTTCACTTATCAAACCTTTGGCGATATCATCAACAACAGAAAGTTTACGTTGCTGGGCGATCCTGCAGTTCGTTTGGGCTTCCCAACATTGAAAGTACGTACCACATCCTTCAATAATCAAATTCCATCAACTGATACCTTGAAAGCGTTGGATCGTTACAGTATTAAAGGTGAAGTAACAGATGCCGCAGGTAATAAACTTTCAAATTTCAACGGCAATGTTTATCCAATTATTTATGATAAAGTGCAGCAGGTAAAAACTTTCGGTAACGATGCCGGAAGTGTTGCAATAAATTTTAATCAGCAGTCGAATATTATTTTTAAAGGCAAAGCCAAAGTAACAAACGGCGAATTCAGCTACAGTTTTGTTGTGCCGAAAGACATCAACTATCAATTCGGCAATGGAAAAATAAGTTACTATGCCGAGAACGGCAACGTTGACGGCAACGGTGCCGAAACAACAATAATCGTTGGCGGGGCAGGAAATAATCCTGTTGCAGATGATGATGGACCAACAATAAAAGGGTATCTCAATGATGAGAAATTTGTGACTGGCGGCATTACCAATGAAACGCCTGTTCTATTGGTAAAACTGGCTGATTCAAGCGGCATCAACACAGTAGGGACAGGTATTGGTCATGATCTTACTGCAACATTAGATGATGATAACAGTCAGTTATTTGTATTGAATGATTATTATGAAGCAGATGCAGACAGTTATCAAAAGGGCACAGCACGTTTTCAGTTGCCTGCACTAAAGGAAGGATTACATGTTTTAAAGATAAAGGCATGGGATGTGCAGAACAACAGCAATGAATACAGGCTTGAGTTTCGTGTTATTAAAGATGAAGAATTGAAACTTGCACATGTTTATAATTATCCCAATCCATTTACAACAACTACTAAGTTCATGTTTGAACACAACCGACCCGGTGATCAATTGAAAGTGCTCATTCGTATTTATTCTGTTTCAGGAAAAGTAGTAAAAACAATCACCCGTACAATATTTAATGAAGGAAACCGTTCTTTTGACATTGAGTGGGACGGGAAAGATGATTTCGGCCAAAAAATTGGAAGAGGTGTTTATATCTACCAATTAGAGGTTAAGGATTCATTTGGCAAAAAACAATCTGCTTTGCAAAAACTCGTTCTGCTGTAA
- the dut gene encoding dUTP diphosphatase, with protein sequence MTVKIINQSNNPLPAYATEGSSGMDVRAFINETITLHPLERALIPTGLFIELPQGFEAQIRPRSGLAIKQGITCLNTPGTVDADYRGEIKIILINLSNEIQSVSNGDRIAQMVIQKVEKIDWSLSVELEETERNAGGFGSTGKH encoded by the coding sequence ATGACTGTTAAGATCATCAATCAATCAAATAATCCATTACCTGCTTATGCCACTGAAGGTAGCAGCGGCATGGATGTAAGAGCTTTTATTAACGAAACCATTACATTACACCCACTTGAAAGAGCGTTGATACCAACCGGTTTATTTATTGAACTGCCGCAAGGTTTTGAAGCTCAAATACGACCAAGAAGTGGTTTGGCTATTAAACAAGGGATTACCTGTTTAAACACACCGGGCACAGTTGATGCAGATTATCGTGGAGAAATTAAGATTATCTTAATCAACCTTAGTAACGAAATTCAGTCTGTAAGTAATGGAGACCGTATTGCACAAATGGTGATACAGAAAGTAGAAAAGATTGATTGGAGCCTTTCTGTTGAACTGGAAGAAACAGAACGTAACGCGGGTGGCTTTGGCAGCACCGGAAAACATTAA
- a CDS encoding UDP-N-acetylmuramoyl-tripeptide--D-alanyl-D-alanine ligase, giving the protein MRIEELYQLFLQHPSVQTDTRKLKKGDLFFALKGDNFNGNKFAMQALEKGAAYSIVDELVTGADDRLIIVEDVLSTLQQLAKYHRQQFNIPFLAITGSNGKTTTKELIHAVLSSYYKTYTTEGNLNNHIGIPLTLLKVKSDAELAVIEMGANHQKEIAGYCEYALPTHGLINNVGKAHLEGFGGIEGVKKGKGELYDYLRKTKGTIFINNDLDYLKEMSEGIEQKISYGTYDASITGELISSEPFLVVNFTHQPEIGRINTHLVGDYNLPNVLAAVCVGLHFGVPAQKIKTSVESYQPSNSRSQMIESGTNKIILDAYNANPSSMKLAIENFAKLPAQKKVLMLGGMAELGEASLAEHQYIIDLIQKFNWYKVVLVGGDFNRIPHSFENFKSSAEARDWFKSQQFTNTHLLVKGSRSMKMEEILS; this is encoded by the coding sequence ATGCGTATCGAAGAACTCTATCAATTATTTCTCCAGCACCCGTCAGTACAAACAGATACCCGTAAATTAAAAAAAGGTGATCTGTTCTTTGCATTGAAAGGCGACAACTTCAACGGCAATAAATTTGCAATGCAGGCGCTTGAAAAAGGTGCGGCTTATTCGATAGTTGACGAATTGGTAACAGGTGCGGATGATCGCTTAATAATTGTTGAAGACGTATTGAGCACATTGCAGCAATTGGCAAAATATCATCGTCAGCAATTCAACATTCCATTTCTGGCAATTACTGGCAGTAATGGAAAAACAACTACTAAAGAATTGATCCATGCGGTACTTTCTTCATATTACAAGACATACACAACGGAGGGCAATCTCAACAATCATATTGGCATTCCGCTTACGCTTCTGAAAGTAAAATCAGATGCAGAACTAGCTGTGATAGAAATGGGTGCGAATCATCAAAAAGAAATTGCCGGTTATTGTGAATATGCATTACCAACTCATGGGCTGATTAATAATGTTGGCAAGGCACACCTTGAAGGATTTGGCGGTATTGAAGGGGTGAAAAAAGGCAAGGGCGAATTGTATGACTATTTAAGAAAAACGAAAGGAACCATTTTTATTAATAATGACCTTGATTATTTAAAAGAGATGAGCGAAGGAATTGAGCAGAAAATCAGTTATGGCACTTATGATGCTTCCATTACGGGTGAGCTTATCAGCAGCGAACCTTTTCTTGTCGTAAATTTTACCCACCAGCCTGAAATTGGCCGGATCAATACCCATCTTGTGGGCGATTATAATCTTCCTAATGTATTAGCTGCAGTTTGTGTTGGTCTTCATTTTGGTGTACCTGCACAAAAGATAAAAACATCTGTTGAATCCTATCAACCTTCTAATAGCCGATCCCAAATGATCGAATCGGGGACAAATAAGATCATCCTCGATGCCTACAATGCCAACCCCAGCAGTATGAAACTGGCGATTGAAAACTTTGCCAAACTACCGGCCCAAAAAAAGGTGCTGATGCTGGGCGGAATGGCTGAATTGGGTGAAGCTAGTCTTGCCGAGCATCAATATATCATTGATCTTATTCAAAAATTCAATTGGTATAAAGTGGTGCTTGTTGGTGGTGATTTCAATAGAATTCCCCACTCTTTTGAAAATTTTAAATCCTCGGCCGAAGCCCGTGATTGGTTTAAAAGTCAACAATTTACAAACACACATCTACTCGTTAAAGGCTCCCGCAGCATGAAAATGGAAGAAATTCTTTCATGA
- a CDS encoding T9SS type A sorting domain-containing protein — protein MAPATTNCTKWPVVNNGYWDQGSTWNGGTVPANNDVVCIPSGITVKVKPGNTYAAEASCQSNPSTSPRLQIFVCGTIDFDPSGKLFLSCFSFIQVYGGGKISATNGSSDLIQIGSNIVWGGPGTGNQGDINGPYVLSWPFIGAGVLPVAFDYFRAEQKQPYTVRLEWATLVENNSSSFIIERSSDQKAWTAIGTLAARGNSNSRSTYSHLDLQPVNGYNYYRLKQVDYDGQITYSETVRFNNQIKKNLTVFPNPIGDVAQLYGKESFQSGQTVQVIDAKGTRVKVITATGGNRLEIDLSGYSAGLYLIQLIGNGKVVENLQVVKQ, from the coding sequence ATGGCCCCCGCAACCACCAATTGTACAAAATGGCCTGTAGTAAATAACGGATATTGGGATCAAGGGTCGACTTGGAACGGCGGCACAGTTCCCGCAAATAATGATGTTGTATGCATTCCATCCGGAATAACAGTAAAAGTAAAACCAGGTAATACATATGCAGCCGAAGCAAGCTGTCAAAGCAATCCATCCACCTCACCACGACTTCAAATTTTCGTTTGTGGCACGATTGATTTTGATCCTTCAGGCAAACTGTTTCTAAGTTGTTTCAGCTTTATTCAGGTATATGGAGGTGGTAAGATATCAGCAACGAACGGGAGCAGTGATCTTATTCAAATAGGTTCAAATATTGTTTGGGGAGGTCCTGGTACCGGTAATCAAGGAGATATTAATGGACCATACGTTTTGTCGTGGCCATTTATTGGTGCAGGTGTTCTCCCCGTTGCCTTTGACTATTTCCGTGCTGAACAAAAACAACCATATACCGTTCGATTAGAATGGGCAACACTTGTGGAGAATAACAGCTCTTCCTTTATTATTGAACGCAGTTCCGACCAAAAAGCATGGACGGCAATAGGTACTCTCGCCGCACGTGGAAATAGCAACAGCCGCAGCACTTATTCCCATCTTGATCTACAGCCTGTAAATGGTTATAATTATTATCGTCTGAAACAAGTAGACTACGACGGACAGATTACCTACTCAGAAACTGTTCGTTTTAATAATCAAATCAAGAAAAATCTTACTGTATTTCCAAATCCCATTGGAGATGTTGCCCAACTTTACGGTAAAGAATCATTTCAATCCGGACAAACAGTCCAGGTCATTGATGCGAAAGGAACTAGGGTAAAAGTGATTACGGCAACGGGTGGCAATCGATTAGAAATTGATCTTTCTGGTTATTCAGCCGGGTTGTACTTGATACAGCTGATTGGAAATGGAAAAGTGGTTGAAAACCTGCAGGTCGTTAAACAGTAA
- a CDS encoding SUMF1/EgtB/PvdO family nonheme iron enzyme: protein MKNLFRIKNLGILLIGATLITSCNLFKKKPAKSTSTGWTYNDPNGSGFRVSKEKEQKTGPGLVFVEGGTFTMGAVEEDVMRDWNNIPRRVTVASFYMDETEVANVHYREYLFWLDRVFQDTAITNKALPDTLVWRSELAYNEPYVDYYFRHPSYNLYPVVGVTWKQAYDYCLWRGDRVNENILYEKGITNKKAELQKQMQGGGQDNFNTKAYLLGEYQATPGKNIKTYKDPITKQVPTNITFEEGIILPDYRLPTEAEWEYAAYGLIAQNPNPRRSEKKRGEELTANKQVYPWAQNVNGLRDSRRSSWQGQFLANFKRGAGDNMGVAGGLNDRAVIPGPINSFFPNGFGLYNMAGNVSEWVADVYRPMTPSDGDDFNYYRGNKFQRVDLSTGKAERDSLGRIKYRDETDDEVKNRRNYQKGYAIDYLDGDSLSNVTYGYGKTTLISDKSRVYKGGSWNDRAYWLSPGSRRFLEEDQGSSMIGFRCAMTRYGSQEGNGRKTGNWFAKKKQNNRKRN, encoded by the coding sequence ATGAAAAACCTTTTCCGCATTAAAAATCTAGGTATCCTATTAATTGGGGCTACACTTATTACATCTTGTAATTTATTCAAGAAGAAACCGGCGAAATCGACTTCAACTGGCTGGACATATAATGATCCAAACGGCAGTGGTTTCCGTGTATCAAAAGAAAAAGAGCAAAAAACCGGTCCAGGACTCGTTTTTGTGGAAGGTGGTACTTTCACAATGGGTGCTGTGGAAGAGGACGTTATGCGTGACTGGAACAATATTCCACGTCGTGTAACGGTTGCTTCATTCTACATGGATGAAACTGAAGTTGCCAACGTACACTATCGTGAATACCTCTTTTGGCTCGATCGTGTGTTCCAGGATACTGCAATTACAAACAAAGCATTGCCCGATACGTTGGTATGGAGAAGCGAATTGGCATACAACGAACCTTACGTAGATTACTATTTCCGCCATCCGTCATACAACTTATACCCTGTTGTGGGTGTCACCTGGAAACAGGCGTATGATTATTGTTTATGGCGTGGAGATCGTGTAAACGAAAACATCCTCTACGAAAAAGGTATCACCAACAAAAAGGCCGAACTGCAAAAGCAAATGCAGGGTGGTGGGCAGGATAATTTTAATACTAAAGCTTACCTGTTAGGTGAATACCAGGCAACTCCCGGAAAGAATATCAAAACTTATAAAGATCCCATAACGAAGCAGGTTCCAACAAATATCACTTTTGAAGAGGGGATCATTTTGCCAGATTACCGTCTGCCTACAGAGGCTGAATGGGAATATGCTGCTTATGGTCTAATTGCTCAGAACCCTAACCCTCGTCGTAGCGAAAAGAAACGTGGTGAGGAGTTAACGGCAAACAAGCAAGTGTATCCTTGGGCACAAAATGTAAATGGTTTGCGTGATTCACGTCGCAGCAGCTGGCAAGGTCAGTTCCTGGCAAACTTCAAACGTGGTGCTGGTGATAACATGGGGGTTGCGGGTGGTTTGAATGACCGTGCTGTAATTCCTGGTCCAATCAATTCTTTCTTCCCCAACGGTTTCGGTTTATACAACATGGCTGGTAACGTAAGTGAGTGGGTAGCGGATGTGTACAGACCAATGACTCCTAGTGATGGTGATGATTTCAACTACTATCGTGGTAATAAATTTCAACGTGTGGATCTGAGCACTGGTAAAGCTGAGAGGGATTCTCTTGGTCGTATCAAATACCGTGACGAAACTGATGATGAAGTTAAAAACCGTCGCAACTATCAAAAAGGATATGCGATCGACTACCTTGATGGTGATTCATTAAGTAATGTTACCTATGGTTACGGCAAAACAACCTTGATCAGCGATAAGAGTCGTGTGTACAAAGGTGGTAGCTGGAATGACCGTGCTTATTGGCTCAGCCCCGGTTCACGTCGCTTCCTTGAAGAAGATCAGGGAAGTTCAATGATCGGTTTCCGTTGTGCTATGACACGCTACGGCAGCCAGGAAGGTAACGGACGTAAAACCGGTAACTGGTTCGCAAAAAAGAAACAAAACAACCGTAAGAGAAATTAA